The following are from one region of the Magallana gigas chromosome 6, xbMagGiga1.1, whole genome shotgun sequence genome:
- the LOC136276049 gene encoding uncharacterized protein, with protein sequence MLTICLFILALAQPIHLAKNEKRILLNDPGLIEQRLTHLEHKIQTVESENQLLKDRINQYETAKSDRKGAIYTRWGRKNCPSNVSVEIYSGYAAGGWWNDKGSPTNYLCLPPDPISSGKSVSSGCNHLFGVEYETTFWGTHSHNEDAPCAVCSAASETTLLMIPGRDSCYPGWTKQYNGYLGTNRLDYVGATEYVCVDKFPEYLNGGERATDGALFHPVTYQCGALQCPPYTGNEVVSCVVCTK encoded by the exons ATGTTgacaatttgtttatttattcttgCCCTTGCACAGCCTATTCACCTGGCAAAAAATGAGAAAAGGATTCTTTTAAATGACCCTGGGCTCATTGAACAGAGATTGACCCATCTAGAACACAAAATCCAAACGGTGGAAAGCGAAAACCAGCTGCTTAAGGATAGAATAAATCAGTATGAGACTGCAAAATCAG ATAGGAAAGGCGCTATCTACACACGGTGGGGACGCAAAAACTGTCCTAGTAATGTGTCTGTGGAAATTTATTCAG GATATGCTGCAGGAGGATGGTGGAACGATAAAGGAAGTCCGACCAATTATCTCTGTCTACCCCCAGATCCAATATCAAGTGGAAAGTCAGTTTCTAGTGGATGCAATCATCTGTTTGGTGTTGAATATGAAACCACCTTTTGGGGGACACATTCTCATAACGAAGACGCTCCCTGTGCCGTCTGCTCAGCCGCCTCGGAAACCACGCTCCTCATGATTCCTGGAAGAGACTCCTGCTATCCCGGATGGACAAAGCAATACAATGGCTACCTGGGAACTAATAGATTGGATTACGTAGGTGCGACGGAATATGTTTGTGTGGACAAATTTCCTGAGTACCTTAACGGCGGAGAACGGGCCACAGACGGCGCATTGTTTCATCCTGTCACCTACCAATGTGGAGCCTTGCAATGCCCTCCTTACACCGGTAACGAAGTCGTCAGCTGCGTTGTTTGTACAAAGTAG
- the LOC105321439 gene encoding tubulin polymerization-promoting protein family member 3 — MATGEENYDIDALTEKLKAFALTQTKSAAKMDSKTVGKVCKECWPKALQTRVDSSVFPKVMDKTTKSISLENKEQIRKFISEAAIQYDDIKEKSKDFKKHEKFLAEKIIESQLGIKKTEVSKTGAIDRLTDTSKYTGSHKERFDEAGKGKGVEGRVDKVDQSGYVGNYKGQGTYDEKH; from the exons ATGGCGACTGGCGAAGAAAACTACGATATCGATGccttgacagaaaagctaaagGCCTTTGCCTTGACACAGACCAAATCAGCAGCAAAGATGGATAGCAAAACAGTGGGCAAGGTTTGTAAGGAATGCTGGCCAAAAGCCCTACAAACGAGGGTGGACTCCAGTGTGTTTCCAAAAGTCATGGATAAAACCACAAA GTCTATAAGCCTTGAAAACAAGGAACAAATCCGAAAGTTTATCTCAGAAGCCGCCATTCAGTATGACGACATTAAAGAGAAAAGCAAAGATTTTAAGAAACACGAAAAATTCCTGGCCGAAAAGATTATTGAATCTCAGCTGGGGATAAAGAAAACG GAAGTTTCCAAGACAGGGGCAATAGATCGTCTGACCGACACCTCCAAATACACGGGGTCACACAAGGAGAGGTTTGATGAGGCGGGGAAGGGTAAAGGTGTGGAGGGCCGAGTGGACAAGGTAGATCAATCCGGATATGTCGGCAACTACAAAGGACAGGGCACTTATGACGAGAAACACTGA
- the LOC105321449 gene encoding metalloprotease mig-17, whose protein sequence is MAAMVRVCLSVLLVSMLTLVVQCFTILKPDKNGGGSHGYEFRKPVNRMALDDVITADKTDIGYVDIDWDIIQQEKDKLINFASDIKDDVITDMEVEGTEDIFQAAEDTPATSLNLHVMAVVDSQLFRKFLSRNQDDVRQTHNAIVLYFSMIFAMVNERFQTMRRHGLDIAIKLAAIVIEERDPDSPWVRGHVRRPAYTSEAMVDVESALRDFTTWLQSSGLPEYDHAVGFTGYTLVKNSRKIDGLAYMSKVCDRQGRSSSIVGENGDFMSVGVVAHEIAHSLGASHDGSGGGNCSADDNYIMAPRHQMDPKKVRNLLQFSSCTSSQILQHFRSEAPQCLYDDNHDFRYSYDLDLRPPGEVITRDTQCKLVFGDNSTLCHYITSSSDTDVFCSNVWCHNPTNPSMCQTKARLVTLPGTNCGENKICRKGNCVPKEIQIESCSGGTEDEVYCRTLLDRQGEQACQFAAVRRVCCRTCAGRGRDNQQAVRK, encoded by the exons ATGGCTGCAATGGTCAGGGTATGTCTCTCCGTTCTCCTGGTATCAATGTTGACTTTAGTCGTACAGtgttttacgattttaaaacCTG aTAAAAATGGTGGTGGTAGCCATGGTTATGAATTTAGGAAGCCTGTTAATAGAATGGCATTGGATGACGTCATCACGGCGGACAAAACAGACATCGGTTATGTAGACATTGACTGGGACATCATACAACAAGAAAAAGATAAACTC ATAAATTTTGCTTCTGATATAAAAGATGACGTCATCACCGACATGGAAGTAGAAGGAACAGAGGATATCTTCCAGGCAGCGGAAGATACGCCGGCCACGTCGTTAAATCTCCACGTGATGGCGGTTGTCGACTCTCAGTTGTTTCGTAAATTCCTCAGTAGGAACCAGGATGATGTCAGACAGACTCACAACGCCATTGTACTTTACTTCAGCATGATATTCGCCATG GTGAACGAAAGATTCCAAACTATGAGGAGGCATGGACTCGATATTGCAATAAAGCTAGCTGCTATTGTCATAGAGGAG AGGGACCCGGATTCCCCCTGGGTGCGGGGTCACGTTCGGCGGCCCGCCTACACCAGTGAGGCGATGGTTGACGTGGAGTCAGCACTTCGGGACTTTACAACATGGCTTCAGAGCAGTGGTCTCCCTGAATACGACCACGCCGTGGGGTTCACAGG GTACACGCTGGTGAAAAATTCGCGGAAAATTGACG GTTTGGCGTACATGAGTAAAGTTTGTGACAGACAGGGTCGGTCATCGTCCATCGTTGGAGAAAACGGAGACTTCATGAGCGTGGGAGTGGTCGCTCATGAAATAGCTCACAG TCTCGGTGCATCTCATGACGGTAGCGGTGGCGGGAATTGTTCAGCAGACGATAACTACATAATGGCTCCTCGACATCAGATGGACCCAAAGAAAGTTAGAAATCTTCTCCAGTTTTCATCATGTACAAGCTCACAGATATTACAACATTTTAG ATCAGAAGCACCTCAGTGTTTGTATGATGACAACCATGATTTCCGATACTCATACGACCTTGACCTTCGACCCCCGGGAGAGGTCATCACACGTGACACTCAGTGCAAGCTTGTGTTTGGTGACaactccacgctctgtcac TATATTACATCGTCCTCTGATACTGATGTGTTCTGTTCTAATGTCTGGTGCCATAATCCAACCAACCCCAGCATGTGTCAAACCAAAGCGAGGCTGGTCACGTTACCAGGAACGAACTGTGGAGAAAACAAG ATTTGCAGAAAGGGGAATTGTGTTCCAAAAGAAATACAAATCG AGTCGTGCAGTGGTGGGACGGAGGACGAGGTGTACTGTCGAACCCTACTGGACAGACAGGGAGAACAGGCGTGTCAGTTTGCCGCCGTCCGCAGGGTCTGCTGTAGAACGTGTGCCGGGAGGGGGCGGGACAATCAGCAGGCTGTCAGGAAATGA